A portion of the Rhinolophus sinicus isolate RSC01 linkage group LG03, ASM3656204v1, whole genome shotgun sequence genome contains these proteins:
- the PIF1 gene encoding ATP-dependent DNA helicase PIF1, producing MLSGPLAASAAAEYEDAELRCHVAVEELSPGGQPRRRQALRTAELSLGRNERRELMLRLQSPGLAGRPRCFPLRAARLFTRFAAAGRSTLRLPADGAPPAGAVQLLLSDCPPDRLRRFLRTLRLKLAAAPGPPPASARTQLLGPRPSDFITISPVQPEELRRAAATRVPDTTPVKQSTEPRAGANPSTEAPRWPLPVKRLSLHPTKPQLSEEQAEVLRIVLKGQSIFFTGSAGTGKSYLLKRILGSLPPTGTVATASTGVAACHIGGTTLHAFAGIGSGRAPLAQCVALAQRPGVRQGWLSCQRLVIDEISMVEAELFDKLEAVARAIRQRNKPFGGIQLIICGDFLQLPPVTRGSQPPQFCFQAKSWRRCVPVTLELTKVWRQADQTFISLLQAVRLGRCSDEVTCQLQATATHKVGRDGIVATRLCTHQDDVALTNERRLQELPGEVHSFEALDSDPEQARTLDAQCPVSQLLQLKLGAQVMLMKNLAVSRGLVNGARGVVVGFETEGRGLPRVRFLCGVTEVIHTDRWTVQVTGGQLLSRQQLPLQLAWAISIHKSQGMSLDCVEISLGRVFASGQAYVALSRARSLQSLRVLDFDPTVVRCNPRVLRFYAALRRGRGLSLESPDDDEAASDQENVDPNL from the exons ATGCTGTCGGGCCCCCTAGCAGCGTCAGCGGCGGCAGAATACGAGGACGCGGAGCTGCGATGCCACGTGGCTGTGGAGGAACTGAGCCCGGGTGGGCAGCCGCGAAGGCGCCAGGCCCTACGTACTGCGGAGCTGAGCCTGGGTCGTAACGAGCGCCGCGAGTTGATGCTGCGGCTGCAGTCGCCGGGGCTGGCTGGACGGCCGCGCTGCTTCCCGTTGCGCGCCGCGCGCCTATTCACTCGCTTCGCCGCGGCGGGGCGCAGCACGCTGCGGCTCCCCGCGGATGGCGCTCCTCCAGCAGGCGCTGTGCAGCTGCTGCTCTCCGACTGCCCCCCGGACCGCCTGCGCCGCTTCTTACGCACGCTGCGCCTCAAGCTGGCTGCGGCTCCGGGGCCACCGCCGGCTTCTGCCCGCACGCAGCTGCTTGGCCCGCGGCCCAGTGACTTCATCACCATCAGCCCGGTGCAGCCTGAGGAGCTACGGCGCGCGGCGGCCACTCGGGTCCCGGATACCACGCCGGTGAAGCAGTCCACGGAGCCCCGGGCCGGGGCCAACCCCAGTACC GAAGCACCAAGGTGGCCCCTGCCTGTGAAGAGGCTGAGCTTGCACCCCACCAAACCACAGCTTTCTGAGGAACAGGCTGAGGTGCTGAGGATTGTCCTGAAAGGCCAGAGCATTTTCTTCACTGGGAGTGCAG GGACAGGGAAGTCTTATCTGCTGAAGCGTATCCTGGGCTCACTGCCGCCCACAGGCACTGTGGCCACTGCCAGCACTGGGGTGGCAGCCTGCCACATCGGGGGTACCACCCTCCACGCCTTTGCAG GCATTGGTTCGGGTCGGGCTCCGCTGGCCCAGTGTGTGGCCCTGGCCCAGCGGCCAGGGGTGCGGCAGGGCTGGCTGAGCTGCCAGCGTCTGGTCATTGACGAGATCTCCATGGTGGAGGCAGAGCTGTTTGACAAGCTGGAGGCCGTGGCCAG AGCCATCCGGCAGCGGAACAAGCCATTTGGAGGGATCCAGCTCATCATCTGTGGGGACTTCCTGCAGCTGCCTCCTGTAACCAGGGGCTCCCAGCCCCCGCAGTTCTGCTTCCAG gcCAAGAGCTGGAGGAGGTGCGTCCCTGTGACCCTGGAGCTGaccaaggtgtggaggcaggcGGACCAGACCTTTATCTCTCTGCTCCAGGCTGTCAGGCTGGGCAG GTGCTCAGATGAGGTGACCTGCCAGCTCCAGGCCACAGCCACCCACAAGGTGGGGCGAGATGGCATTGTGGCCACAAGGCTCTGTACCCACCAGGATGACGTGGCCCTTACCAACGAGAGGCGGCTGCAGGAACTGCCAG GTGAGGTCCACAGCTTTGAGGCCTTGGACAGTGACCCTGAGCAAGCCCGGACCCTGGATGCCCAGTGTCCCGTTAGCCAGCTCCTTCAGCTGAAGCTGGGGGCCCAG GTGATGCTGATGAAGAACTTAGCGGTGTCCCGGGGCCTGGTGAATGGTGCCCGAGGGGTGGTAGTCGGGTTCGAGACCGAGGGGAGAG GGCTGCCCCGGGTGCGGTTCCTGTGTGGAGTCACTGAGGTCATCCACACTGACCGCTGGACGGTGCAGGTCACCGGGGGCCAGCTCCTCAGCCGGcagcagctgcccctccagctggCCTGGGCAATATCCATCCACAAGAGCCAG GGCATGTCCCTAGATTGCGTGGAGATCTCTCTGGGCCGCGTGTTTGCCAGCGGCCAGGCCTACGTGGCCCTTTCCCGGGCCCGCAGCCTGCAGAGCCTGCGTGTGCTGGACTTTGACCCCACGGTGGTTCGATGTAACCCCCGTGTGCTGCGCTTCTATGCCGCCCTGCGGCGAGGCAGGGGCCTCAGCCTG GAGTCCCCAGATGACGATGAGGCAGCCTCAGACCAGGAGAACGTGGACCCAAACCTTTGA